One window from the genome of Myxococcales bacterium encodes:
- a CDS encoding Nif3-like dinuclear metal center hexameric protein produces MAAQLRDIVAHLDKTLAIAAFRDYAPNGLQVQGAPEVTRIVTGVSANAALFARAEALGAELIVVHHGLIWGGGIARVEGLVAERLRHLLTGRISLAAYHLPLDAHATLGNNAGLVEAMGLVGADEAFGDVRGYPLGVAVTLAAPMPRDELVQRAARLRGGTDSPPFVFNHGPAQVRKVGLCTGAASDLLEAASAAGCDAFVTGELAERAQEVAAELGITLIAAGHHATETFGAARLAKELARAFPTVRSEFVNVPGAL; encoded by the coding sequence ATGGCGGCGCAACTGAGGGACATCGTGGCGCATCTCGATAAAACCCTGGCAATCGCCGCCTTTCGCGACTACGCGCCAAACGGCTTGCAGGTGCAAGGGGCCCCCGAGGTCACGCGCATCGTCACCGGCGTGTCGGCAAATGCCGCGTTGTTTGCGCGCGCTGAGGCTCTGGGGGCCGAACTCATCGTCGTCCACCACGGCCTCATTTGGGGTGGCGGCATTGCGCGCGTTGAGGGGCTGGTCGCCGAGCGGCTGCGGCACCTCTTGACGGGGCGCATCTCGCTCGCGGCGTATCATTTGCCGCTCGATGCTCATGCAACGCTTGGTAACAATGCTGGCCTTGTCGAGGCGATGGGGCTGGTCGGTGCCGACGAGGCCTTCGGCGATGTACGTGGCTACCCGCTTGGCGTCGCCGTTACCTTGGCTGCGCCCATGCCTCGCGATGAGTTGGTGCAGCGTGCCGCGCGGCTGCGTGGCGGCACCGACTCGCCGCCGTTCGTGTTTAACCACGGCCCCGCACAGGTGCGCAAGGTAGGCCTTTGCACGGGTGCGGCGTCGGACCTGCTCGAGGCCGCAAGCGCGGCGGGGTGTGATGCCTTTGTCACCGGTGAGCTCGCGGAGCGCGCGCAAGAGGTAGCGGCAGAGCTCGGCATCACGCTGATCGCCGCGGGCCATCATGCGACCGAAACGTTTGGCGCCGCGCGCCTCGCAAAAGAGCTGGCGCGCGCGTTTCCCACCGTGCGATCAGAATTTGTGAATGTGCCCGGCGCGCTATAG
- a CDS encoding ATP-binding cassette domain-containing protein translates to MSAPTPPAAPPPGFIEWRGVAKRFGDKDVLRDFSLRVAQGEILYLMGTSGAGKSVAIRMLVGLLRPDAGELWFDGQPLVGATEATFLGVRKRLAMVLQASGLLFSLTLRQNIALPLARHHAMTMEAALAFAGERLAEVELASFADRLPSEVSDGIRKRAAIVRAFALRPIAVLLDEPTTSLDPLSARGVDALLRHLAKKTGLTAVVVSHDLVSAATVADRIALLYDKRVYATFNAAELATHADPLVRQFFDGNVDGPMATPGF, encoded by the coding sequence ATGAGCGCGCCGACGCCGCCCGCGGCGCCACCGCCTGGCTTTATCGAATGGCGCGGCGTCGCCAAGCGCTTTGGCGACAAGGACGTGTTGCGCGATTTTTCGCTGCGCGTCGCGCAAGGCGAAATTCTTTATCTCATGGGCACCTCCGGCGCCGGCAAGTCGGTGGCCATCCGCATGCTGGTCGGGCTGCTTCGCCCCGATGCCGGCGAGCTGTGGTTTGACGGCCAACCGCTTGTTGGGGCGACCGAGGCGACCTTTCTCGGCGTGCGCAAGAGGTTGGCCATGGTGCTGCAAGCCTCCGGCCTCTTGTTCTCGCTGACGCTGCGGCAGAATATCGCCCTGCCTTTGGCGCGCCATCACGCGATGACGATGGAGGCCGCCCTCGCCTTCGCCGGCGAAAGGCTTGCCGAGGTCGAGCTCGCGTCGTTTGCCGACCGCCTGCCCAGCGAGGTCTCTGACGGCATTCGCAAGCGCGCCGCCATCGTGCGTGCCTTCGCGCTGAGGCCCATCGCGGTCTTGCTTGACGAGCCCACCACGTCGCTCGATCCGCTCAGCGCGCGCGGCGTCGATGCGCTGCTACGCCACCTCGCCAAGAAGACGGGGCTGACCGCGGTCGTGGTGTCACACGATCTCGTCTCGGCCGCCACCGTCGCCGATCGCATTGCCCTGCTCTACGACAAGCGCGTCTACGCGACGTTTAACGCCGCCGAGCTGGCCACCCATGCAGATCCGCTGGTCCGTCAGTTTTTTGACGGCAACGTCGACGGCCCGATGGCAACGCCCGGCTTTTAG
- a CDS encoding ATP phosphoribosyltransferase regulatory subunit has protein sequence MGRPHGQRIQGSAPPVVAAPSGPSNLPRGVRDLLPAEALARKGLGDALLGVFSRAGFSYVATPMFEYADVLGKGLGAGVDLALRFVEPGSGDFLAVRPDFTPQLARLVAQRYRDHADDLRLCYEGAVYRVQAGHGPREIAQAGVERFGHGQAAADAEVLGLACAVMAPAALRTRGTLQHATIEIGHVAPTQWLLSQADAASNGPLVAALRTKNWPQAVNAAQGLPAQARRLMTALFELTDGSRGGATDMLAAALALPWPSQVRTSLDGLAATVALVLPKARGLKVLIDLCEIRGFDYYTGLRFAGYARGFGDAILAGGRYDGLVARYGRDVPAVGFAVDIEGVHQCLEQGA, from the coding sequence ATGGGACGGCCACACGGGCAACGCATACAGGGCAGCGCGCCACCCGTCGTCGCGGCGCCCAGCGGGCCGTCGAACTTGCCGCGCGGCGTGCGCGATTTGTTACCCGCTGAGGCCCTGGCGCGCAAAGGCCTCGGCGACGCGCTGCTTGGCGTGTTTTCGCGCGCGGGCTTTTCATATGTCGCGACCCCAATGTTTGAATACGCCGACGTGCTTGGCAAGGGCCTGGGCGCCGGCGTCGACCTTGCGCTGCGCTTTGTCGAGCCCGGCTCGGGCGACTTCCTCGCCGTGCGGCCCGACTTTACGCCGCAACTCGCTCGCTTAGTGGCGCAGCGCTATCGCGACCATGCCGACGATTTGCGCCTCTGCTACGAGGGCGCGGTGTATCGCGTACAAGCAGGGCACGGCCCGCGCGAAATCGCCCAGGCCGGCGTTGAACGCTTTGGCCACGGTCAGGCGGCCGCCGACGCTGAGGTCCTTGGCTTGGCGTGCGCGGTGATGGCACCCGCCGCCTTGCGGACGCGAGGCACGCTGCAACATGCCACCATCGAAATCGGCCACGTCGCGCCCACGCAGTGGTTGTTGTCGCAGGCCGACGCCGCGTCAAATGGCCCGCTGGTCGCGGCGTTGCGCACCAAGAATTGGCCGCAGGCCGTCAACGCCGCGCAGGGGTTGCCGGCGCAGGCGAGGCGCCTCATGACGGCGCTGTTTGAGCTGACGGATGGCAGCCGCGGTGGCGCGACCGACATGCTCGCTGCGGCCTTGGCATTGCCGTGGCCGAGCCAGGTCCGGACGTCGCTTGATGGGCTAGCCGCCACCGTTGCGCTCGTGTTGCCTAAGGCCCGCGGCCTCAAGGTGTTGATCGATTTGTGCGAAATTCGCGGCTTTGATTATTACACCGGCCTGCGGTTCGCCGGTTATGCGCGCGGTTTTGGCGACGCGATTTTGGCGGGCGGCAGATACGATGGGCTCGTCGCGCGCTATGGCCGCGACGTCCCTGCGGTCGGCTTTGCGGTCGATATCGAGGGCGTTCATCAGTGTCTTGAGCAAGGAGCATAA
- a CDS encoding adenylosuccinate synthase, producing the protein MAVVVVVGAQWGDEGKGKVVDIWTERANVVVRYGGGANAGHTLVIGDTKLLTHLIPSGVLHPHKRCVLGDGMVIDPHTLLEEIAECKGKGLLAHGELLVGLGAHVILPYHKLLEAVREERRGAIGTTRRGIGPAYEAKAARRGVRMRDLYKPARLRELVERNVEEMSPILAHFGAPVPDAAMINQWIAAALAAGEALRSFVGDAGAFVAAAIARGEHVLFEGAQGTLLDLDHGTYPFVTSSSTLAAGACQSVGIGPTLVDTVVGISKAYATRVGSGPFPTELNDALGESIRQKGFEFGSTTGRPRRCGWLDAAALRLAVRLSGITGVALTKLDVLAGLPEVKMCVAYDLDGTRLLEPPQDLDDLARCTPIYETFAGWPELPKRAASVAALPPTVGAYVAAIERVAGVKMAMVSLGPDRAETIAISDPFAS; encoded by the coding sequence ATGGCAGTCGTCGTAGTGGTTGGTGCGCAATGGGGTGATGAGGGCAAGGGCAAGGTCGTCGACATCTGGACCGAGCGAGCCAACGTCGTCGTTCGCTATGGCGGCGGCGCCAATGCCGGCCACACGTTGGTGATTGGCGATACCAAGCTGCTGACGCATCTCATCCCGTCGGGGGTTTTGCATCCGCATAAGCGCTGCGTGCTCGGCGATGGCATGGTCATCGATCCGCATACGCTGCTCGAAGAAATTGCCGAGTGCAAAGGTAAGGGCCTGCTCGCCCACGGCGAACTCTTGGTCGGCCTTGGCGCGCACGTGATTCTGCCCTATCACAAGCTGCTGGAGGCGGTGCGGGAAGAACGTCGCGGCGCGATAGGTACCACGCGGCGAGGCATCGGCCCGGCGTATGAGGCCAAGGCGGCGCGGCGAGGCGTGCGCATGCGCGATCTCTACAAGCCAGCAAGGCTGCGCGAACTGGTCGAACGCAACGTCGAAGAGATGAGTCCAATCCTCGCGCATTTTGGCGCGCCCGTGCCCGACGCCGCGATGATCAATCAATGGATCGCCGCGGCCCTGGCCGCGGGCGAGGCCTTGCGGTCATTTGTCGGCGATGCGGGCGCGTTTGTCGCCGCCGCCATTGCGCGGGGCGAGCACGTGCTGTTCGAAGGCGCCCAGGGCACGCTGCTCGACCTCGACCACGGCACGTATCCCTTTGTCACGTCGTCGTCGACGCTGGCGGCGGGCGCCTGCCAAAGCGTTGGCATTGGCCCCACGCTGGTTGATACCGTGGTCGGCATCAGCAAGGCCTACGCAACGCGCGTCGGCAGCGGACCGTTTCCGACCGAGCTAAACGACGCCTTGGGCGAGTCAATTCGCCAAAAAGGTTTTGAATTTGGCTCCACCACGGGACGGCCGCGGCGCTGCGGCTGGCTCGACGCCGCCGCCTTGCGGCTTGCGGTTCGGTTGTCAGGCATCACGGGGGTGGCGCTGACCAAGCTCGACGTGCTCGCCGGCCTGCCAGAGGTCAAAATGTGCGTCGCCTACGATCTAGATGGCACGCGCCTGCTCGAGCCTCCACAAGATTTGGACGATTTGGCGCGCTGCACGCCAATCTACGAAACCTTCGCCGGCTGGCCCGAATTGCCTAAGCGCGCCGCCTCGGTGGCGGCCTTGCCGCCCACCGTGGGCGCCTATGTTGCAGCGATCGAGCGGGTGGCTGGGGTGAAAATGGCCATGGTGTCGCTGGGGCCTGACCGGGCCGAGACGATTGCGATTTCCGACCCCTTCGCCAGCTAG
- a CDS encoding MCE family protein → MEDAQLRTHRRVGAVALVASGLLVLWMVVGPHGSPWQDRAYVYASFDQIGALLPGANVRLGGKNIGTVTEIGAAPPPATRRWRVTMSVDADVLALVAQNSLAIITPQGVLGKPMLELAPPREAPVSNLAAMRPPTLQGVDPASLDRTLERLYNHSGLMLAVRDELRPDAMRLRVALEAIEDEVAQTAPPAREDAALAWATMRRARAYAAALAEPLADTQASWHLARAAWERAMAARSPQLTGLRAELALGTSRLRDGDRLARARLAAMLGNVGDAVDHARWLIANGRGLLADAEHGTLLRLLNDPELYDLFKLFAEQNTNAPWRLIGHPDDQAFDREAWRKQFDIAK, encoded by the coding sequence ATGGAGGACGCGCAGCTTCGCACCCACCGACGCGTTGGCGCGGTGGCGCTCGTCGCATCCGGCTTGCTCGTGCTATGGATGGTGGTGGGCCCGCATGGGTCGCCGTGGCAGGACCGCGCTTACGTCTATGCGAGCTTCGATCAAATTGGCGCGCTGCTGCCGGGCGCGAACGTACGCCTGGGAGGGAAAAACATCGGCACGGTGACCGAGATTGGTGCCGCGCCGCCGCCCGCGACGCGAAGGTGGCGCGTCACGATGTCGGTCGACGCCGACGTCCTTGCGCTGGTTGCACAAAACTCCTTGGCGATCATCACGCCGCAGGGCGTGCTCGGCAAGCCCATGCTCGAGCTGGCGCCACCGCGTGAGGCGCCTGTAAGTAATTTGGCGGCGATGCGCCCGCCGACCCTGCAAGGCGTCGATCCGGCGTCACTCGATCGCACGCTGGAACGCTTGTACAACCACAGCGGCCTGATGTTGGCGGTGCGAGACGAGCTGCGGCCCGACGCCATGCGCCTGCGCGTCGCGCTGGAGGCGATTGAAGATGAGGTGGCGCAGACCGCACCGCCGGCGCGCGAAGATGCCGCGCTCGCATGGGCGACGATGCGGCGGGCGCGCGCGTATGCGGCCGCGCTGGCTGAGCCCTTGGCCGACACGCAGGCCTCCTGGCATTTGGCGCGGGCGGCCTGGGAACGCGCCATGGCGGCGCGAAGTCCGCAGCTGACGGGCTTGCGCGCCGAGCTGGCGCTTGGCACGTCGCGGCTGCGCGATGGCGATCGGCTGGCGAGGGCGCGCCTCGCGGCGATGCTCGGTAACGTCGGTGATGCCGTGGACCATGCGCGGTGGCTCATCGCCAACGGGAGGGGGCTTTTGGCCGATGCCGAGCATGGGACGCTCTTGCGCTTGTTAAATGATCCGGAGCTCTACGACCTGTTTAAGCTCTTTGCCGAGCAGAACACCAACGCGCCGTGGCGGCTAATTGGTCATCCGGACGACCAAGCGTTTGATCGCGAGGCGTGGCGCAAGCAGTTCGATATCGCCAAGTAG
- a CDS encoding MCE family protein — translation MANRSLEFRVGAFLLGAVGVGLALVIALGNFSLGPGKKFRVDYDYIGSLQEGAAVKLAGVRVGKVTDVAFMAGELDATVGRRVYVRTTIWVEKKALPAVGKDAAFFINTAGVLGEQYIEIVPGADVALLAPGSIVRGMDPPRVDLVVSRLFDVVDGLASVLATERSQVSSLLRNGAATVEELHALLVANREQIPALLKNAGALAGSGARFLDRVPEAEVAQLLRSADATLQAGKRALDENSPKVGRALEAATSGLQTITPERVDRALVVADKAATAADAASGLLGEARSLLADARKGKGTVGALLVNDEIYADVREMVEDLKRNPWKFFWKE, via the coding sequence ATGGCCAATCGCTCGCTGGAGTTCCGCGTCGGCGCCTTTCTGCTCGGCGCCGTCGGGGTAGGGCTCGCGCTCGTCATCGCGCTGGGCAATTTTTCGCTGGGGCCCGGTAAAAAATTTCGCGTCGACTACGACTACATCGGCAGCCTGCAGGAAGGCGCCGCGGTCAAGCTCGCGGGCGTGCGCGTCGGCAAGGTGACGGACGTCGCGTTTATGGCGGGCGAGCTGGATGCCACCGTCGGCCGTCGAGTGTACGTGCGCACCACCATCTGGGTCGAAAAAAAGGCGCTGCCCGCGGTCGGCAAGGACGCGGCGTTTTTCATCAACACCGCCGGGGTGCTGGGCGAGCAGTATATCGAGATCGTGCCGGGTGCCGACGTGGCGCTGCTAGCGCCGGGCAGCATCGTGCGCGGCATGGATCCGCCGCGCGTCGACCTCGTGGTGTCGCGCCTGTTTGACGTCGTCGATGGGTTGGCGTCGGTGCTCGCGACCGAGCGCTCGCAGGTGTCTTCGCTCTTGCGCAATGGCGCCGCCACGGTGGAGGAGCTGCACGCCTTGCTCGTGGCCAATCGCGAACAGATTCCGGCGCTCTTGAAAAATGCCGGGGCGCTCGCGGGCTCGGGCGCGCGATTTTTAGACCGCGTACCCGAGGCGGAGGTGGCGCAGCTGCTACGCAGCGCCGACGCCACGCTGCAGGCAGGCAAGCGCGCCCTCGACGAGAATTCGCCCAAGGTGGGGCGTGCGCTCGAAGCGGCGACTTCGGGGCTGCAGACGATTACCCCCGAGCGCGTCGATCGCGCGCTCGTGGTTGCCGACAAGGCCGCGACGGCGGCGGACGCGGCCAGTGGCTTGCTCGGTGAGGCTCGCAGCTTGCTGGCCGATGCGCGTAAGGGCAAGGGCACGGTTGGTGCGCTGCTGGTGAACGATGAGATCTATGCCGACGTGCGCGAGATGGTCGAAGACTTAAAGCGCAACCCGTGGAAGTTTTTCTGGAAAGAATAG
- a CDS encoding methylmalonyl-CoA mutase, protein MATHQKSQGAAADTEVRTLSGLPLQTVYGPDDLTARGFTRETHLGDAGAYPYTRGPHATMYRGKPWTMRMFAGFGTPEDTNQRFKFLLSQGQTGLSTAFDMPTLMGYDPDHARSLGEVGREGVSVATLDDMMRLFGDIPLDKVSTSMTINAPAAILLALYVAVAEKQGVSPAALRGTLQNDMLKEFIAQKEWISPIRAHMRITRDMLAWCTEHMPQWNTISISGYHIREAGATAVQELAFTLADGIGYVEAGIAAGIDVDEFAPRLSFFFDVHNDFFEEIAKFRAARRMWAKIMKERFGAKNPRSWLLRTHAQTAGVSLMAPQPLNNVVRTTMQALAAVLGGTQSLHTNSFDETYALPTEDAATLALRTQQIIAEETGVTAVVDPLGGSYFIEALTCDMETAAFDYIRRIDEMGGIVKAIEEGYPQREIAKSAYDFQRAVDAKARTVVGVNKYVTEDPHGEIPTLKIEAEVEQAQRERIARVRTLRDEAASASALAAVRAACRDEAQNLMPVILAAVKQHVTLGEICDVFRQELGEHRDPAYL, encoded by the coding sequence ATGGCCACGCATCAAAAAAGTCAGGGAGCCGCGGCGGACACCGAGGTGCGCACGCTGTCGGGCTTGCCGTTGCAAACCGTTTACGGACCTGACGACCTAACGGCCCGTGGCTTTACCCGCGAAACCCATCTCGGCGACGCTGGCGCGTATCCATATACCCGCGGCCCGCACGCCACCATGTATCGCGGCAAGCCGTGGACGATGCGCATGTTCGCCGGCTTTGGCACGCCGGAAGACACGAACCAACGCTTTAAGTTTTTGCTCAGCCAAGGGCAGACCGGCCTGTCGACCGCCTTCGACATGCCAACGTTGATGGGCTACGATCCGGACCACGCGCGCAGCCTGGGCGAGGTTGGCCGCGAAGGCGTCAGCGTCGCCACGCTGGACGACATGATGCGACTGTTTGGCGACATTCCGCTCGACAAGGTCTCGACGTCGATGACGATCAATGCGCCGGCGGCGATCTTGCTGGCGCTTTATGTCGCGGTCGCCGAAAAACAAGGCGTCTCGCCGGCGGCGCTGCGCGGCACGTTGCAAAACGACATGCTCAAGGAATTCATCGCGCAAAAGGAGTGGATCTCGCCGATCCGCGCCCACATGCGCATCACGCGCGACATGCTGGCGTGGTGCACCGAGCACATGCCGCAATGGAATACGATCTCGATCAGCGGCTATCACATTCGCGAGGCCGGCGCGACGGCGGTGCAGGAGCTGGCGTTTACGCTCGCCGACGGCATTGGCTATGTTGAGGCCGGCATTGCCGCGGGCATCGACGTCGACGAGTTTGCGCCGCGGCTGTCGTTCTTTTTTGACGTCCACAACGACTTCTTCGAAGAAATCGCCAAGTTTCGCGCCGCGCGCCGGATGTGGGCGAAGATCATGAAAGAGCGCTTCGGCGCCAAGAACCCGCGTTCATGGCTGCTGCGCACCCACGCGCAAACCGCCGGTGTGTCGCTGATGGCGCCGCAGCCGCTAAACAACGTCGTGCGCACCACCATGCAGGCGCTCGCGGCGGTGCTCGGCGGCACGCAGTCGCTGCATACCAACAGCTTCGATGAGACGTACGCCTTACCGACCGAGGATGCCGCTACGCTGGCGCTGCGCACCCAACAAATCATCGCCGAAGAAACCGGCGTCACCGCGGTGGTCGATCCGCTTGGCGGCAGCTACTTTATCGAGGCGTTGACGTGTGACATGGAAACCGCCGCGTTTGACTACATCCGCCGCATCGATGAGATGGGCGGCATCGTCAAGGCGATCGAGGAAGGCTATCCGCAACGCGAAATCGCCAAGAGCGCCTATGACTTCCAACGCGCCGTCGACGCCAAGGCGCGCACCGTGGTGGGCGTCAACAAATACGTCACCGAAGATCCGCATGGCGAAATTCCCACGCTCAAGATCGAAGCCGAAGTTGAACAGGCGCAGCGCGAGCGCATTGCCCGCGTGCGCACGTTGCGCGACGAGGCGGCATCCGCTAGCGCGCTCGCCGCCGTGCGCGCCGCCTGCCGCGACGAGGCGCAAAACCTCATGCCCGTCATCTTAGCCGCGGTCAAACAACACGTCACCCTCGGCGAAATCTGCGATGTCTTCCGCCAGGAGCTCGGCGAACACCGCGACCCGGCGTACTTGTAG
- a CDS encoding putative metal-binding motif-containing protein — MRAIIDNYVRLAALLLVGALTLSCDGGGGTDNLPAPTSCEGETIEPRTGDAAVLLSELSIGALGDGFDYNDDGTPDNKLAPLGGLANPAIITAFERREIGIAFEYFDMPSLAADTCVKFGVSLARLRRDDDGDDKVAGVGGGDCNDNDNLIFPGTAEIADNGKDDNCDGQADEGGTLSTTDTDADSQTVAEGDCDDTNATVKHGAAEICGDGLDNDCDGVADGGPNETCNPFDETPETIALDALSFDANGDPVLSFEAGEITAAGDGFRLSAGPSVFSLSLPINDITLQLTLSGARIAADIAEVDGGYVLTNARLGGVIDSVTADTVRGFEEETIGLRPEDSLLDVIYANSLGQLLALPNSTAKPGCKTPDIDIDGDGLETFCGSTDSEFENTVDLCIDGDGTEIMDEVDGDGVVTKHCTEALDGDGKPRFVDGISVALKFGAVPVLFAAD; from the coding sequence ATGAGAGCTATTATTGATAACTACGTACGTCTTGCCGCGCTATTGCTGGTGGGCGCACTGACGCTAAGTTGCGATGGCGGTGGAGGGACCGACAATCTGCCCGCCCCGACCAGCTGTGAAGGCGAAACGATCGAACCGCGCACAGGCGATGCGGCGGTGCTGCTCTCGGAGCTTTCGATCGGGGCGCTCGGGGACGGCTTTGACTATAACGACGATGGCACGCCCGACAATAAGTTGGCGCCGCTGGGAGGGCTGGCCAATCCAGCCATCATCACGGCCTTTGAACGCCGCGAAATCGGCATCGCGTTTGAATACTTTGACATGCCGAGCCTCGCCGCAGATACCTGCGTCAAGTTTGGCGTCTCCCTGGCGCGCCTCCGACGCGACGATGACGGCGACGACAAGGTCGCGGGTGTCGGCGGCGGTGATTGCAATGATAACGACAACCTCATCTTCCCTGGCACCGCAGAAATCGCGGACAATGGCAAAGACGATAACTGCGATGGTCAAGCCGACGAAGGCGGTACGCTTTCCACCACCGATACCGACGCCGACAGCCAAACGGTCGCCGAGGGCGACTGCGACGATACCAACGCAACGGTGAAGCACGGCGCCGCTGAAATTTGCGGCGACGGCCTCGACAACGACTGCGATGGCGTCGCCGACGGCGGCCCGAATGAAACGTGTAATCCGTTTGACGAGACGCCGGAGACCATCGCGCTTGATGCGTTGTCTTTTGACGCCAATGGCGATCCGGTGCTGTCGTTTGAGGCCGGGGAAATCACCGCGGCCGGTGATGGCTTTCGCCTCTCCGCTGGCCCCTCGGTGTTTTCGTTGTCGCTGCCTATCAACGACATCACGCTGCAGCTAACGCTCAGCGGCGCACGCATCGCGGCCGACATCGCCGAGGTCGATGGCGGCTATGTGCTCACCAATGCGCGCCTTGGCGGCGTCATCGACTCGGTGACCGCGGATACGGTGCGTGGCTTTGAGGAAGAAACCATCGGCCTGCGGCCCGAGGACTCGCTGCTCGATGTGATCTACGCCAACTCGCTGGGCCAACTGCTCGCGCTGCCCAACAGCACCGCCAAGCCCGGCTGCAAGACGCCCGACATCGACATCGACGGCGATGGCCTCGAGACGTTCTGCGGCTCGACCGATTCAGAATTCGAGAACACGGTCGACCTCTGCATCGACGGCGACGGCACGGAAATCATGGATGAGGTGGATGGCGACGGCGTCGTTACCAAGCATTGCACCGAGGCGCTGGATGGCGACGGCAAGCCGCGCTTTGTCGACGGCATCTCGGTAGCCCTGAAGTTCGGCGCGGTGCCGGTGTTGTTCGCGGCCGATTAA
- a CDS encoding zinc-ribbon domain-containing protein — MKIVCDACSAKYSIADDKVRGKSVKIKCKKCNNVIFVKGEEVAAPAGAEEAHDTRVFGYNDAPAGEEPVWHVVIDSEQVGPITASDLKQRIADGQVDADSYVWREGFDDWQPVSGVAEFAGVASAGQTMRSDLGALPAVSRAADDVASDLFGARAAAPAAAQPAPAGDGRMRGERNENSVLFSLSNLASLTSDAPRSSAASGSSSSAGRAQAGGSEGSGLIDIRSMASAYMGERAPARNTGRVGSMDDIPVFSGAAFAEPAVILPPTSRSSSNNKVLYGLIGAVGLLAVAAIVLVLFVFNKDKASTVAVAPPLDPSLKVPPTGAAGTIPADPADDAAAPAGTDTGAPATGTPPTPVAAATDTKPEPSTKPASDPKPSSSSRDSRKPDRSSSSSSSSSTAASSRTPEVAPTPKADAKGCSEVDCLLAEKKPACCAKYGGKPVKTESSSSGLDEDLDKAAIQSGVAKVQARAKSCSTKSSAKGKVKVRVRVGGDGSVSSTSVLESPDDALGSCVAAALQKASFKKTQNGATFTFPMTF, encoded by the coding sequence ATGAAGATTGTATGCGACGCCTGTTCTGCCAAGTACTCCATTGCGGACGACAAGGTCAGAGGCAAATCGGTAAAGATTAAATGCAAGAAGTGCAACAACGTCATCTTCGTCAAGGGCGAAGAGGTTGCGGCGCCAGCAGGTGCGGAAGAAGCCCACGATACGCGCGTGTTTGGATACAATGATGCGCCCGCCGGCGAAGAGCCGGTTTGGCACGTTGTGATCGATTCCGAGCAGGTCGGGCCAATCACCGCCAGCGACCTCAAGCAACGGATTGCCGATGGCCAGGTCGACGCCGACTCGTACGTGTGGCGCGAAGGCTTTGACGATTGGCAACCCGTTAGTGGCGTCGCCGAATTTGCGGGCGTTGCCTCGGCGGGTCAAACCATGCGCAGCGATCTCGGCGCACTGCCCGCGGTTTCGCGTGCCGCGGATGACGTCGCATCAGATTTATTTGGCGCACGCGCTGCCGCGCCGGCCGCGGCTCAGCCCGCACCCGCGGGCGACGGTCGCATGCGCGGCGAGCGCAATGAAAACTCAGTGTTGTTTTCGCTGAGCAATCTCGCCTCGTTGACGTCGGATGCGCCGCGTTCGTCTGCGGCTTCCGGGTCGAGCTCATCGGCCGGCCGCGCTCAGGCCGGTGGCAGCGAGGGCTCGGGGCTCATAGATATTCGCTCGATGGCAAGCGCCTACATGGGTGAGCGAGCCCCGGCGCGCAACACCGGGCGGGTTGGCTCGATGGACGACATCCCGGTGTTCTCTGGCGCCGCGTTTGCCGAGCCCGCGGTGATTTTGCCGCCAACCTCGCGTTCGTCATCCAACAATAAGGTCCTCTACGGGCTGATCGGCGCGGTCGGCCTGCTCGCCGTTGCCGCCATCGTTTTGGTGTTGTTCGTGTTTAATAAAGACAAGGCGAGTACCGTTGCGGTGGCGCCGCCGCTCGATCCTTCGCTCAAGGTGCCACCGACCGGCGCCGCCGGCACAATTCCAGCCGACCCAGCCGACGACGCGGCCGCGCCTGCTGGCACCGACACCGGCGCACCCGCGACGGGGACGCCGCCAACGCCGGTTGCGGCGGCAACCGACACTAAGCCCGAGCCGAGTACCAAGCCTGCAAGCGATCCCAAACCATCGAGTTCCTCGCGCGACTCGCGCAAGCCCGATCGGTCGTCGTCGAGCTCATCTTCTTCGTCCACAGCGGCTTCGTCGCGAACGCCCGAGGTTGCGCCTACGCCAAAAGCCGACGCCAAAGGGTGCTCTGAAGTCGATTGCCTCTTGGCGGAAAAAAAGCCGGCGTGCTGCGCCAAATACGGCGGCAAGCCCGTCAAAACCGAGTCCAGCAGCAGCGGGCTTGACGAAGACTTAGACAAGGCGGCGATTCAGAGCGGGGTTGCCAAGGTGCAAGCGCGCGCCAAATCCTGCAGCACGAAATCGAGCGCCAAAGGCAAGGTTAAGGTCCGCGTGCGGGTAGGCGGCGATGGCTCGGTGTCGAGCACCAGCGTGCTTGAGTCCCCCGACGACGCGCTGGGTTCATGCGTTGCCGCGGCGCTGCAGAAGGCCAGCTTCAAGAAAACGCAAAACGGCGCCACCTTTACGTTTCCGATGACATTTTAG